One window of the Eucalyptus grandis isolate ANBG69807.140 chromosome 8, ASM1654582v1, whole genome shotgun sequence genome contains the following:
- the LOC104414312 gene encoding protein NO VEIN translates to MDGSPPIRPRPPSRGGGRGGGRGGGPPPPVQLHHNPYYPPARAWPPPTLLTRPPDHRRQPYQHAQHSVPSNAERLERIDRAVAKARRDLLATGESVSSWKVSQAVVLALQVESWDSLGFSMQQVPSLRSLMAVEGKINAFIHCFVETRKITSLYDMQIAICKNEGIERFEELELGPFLQYPLVMHYFSLNSDMTEVLEITSEEIVCLLVEFFIKRKSEKRKSRKPVEIEDLLSFIAKEKSVSGTEKLGVRIWNLGLHISFILDAKRSEETSLRKSVKKLQRQANEQRLDDICMPWEEDFIGKDLNLVCSSSDDEDGDNFFNDDKKHDDDCNRDEKAGQNMLSKASESSEIIETKDLTYVEWLERDMEERDKILTNRANYTKKGKKKNGATLVLEISAMRSFMKKWKEACQACSLSKVTEKMLDMYVLNQKKRRKMGRMLQAYPLVGLLNVAVTCIKCGMLEDVYDAIGKQMADGITLPTPLPESKDTHSTLESATDNALHSAEPAKSIISKHGSLSHLPSVPVEDITREIGAYYQLDHEKTSNNKSVLEMRVNLLRKLVDCDSWLAKQFFVNEFESLGHGEFFSFLTEHISLMPTELKQFLNGDMYEKSHFEVCMLQHQLMVIISQALNSLWDGEVVTKQMISTFLLKQFPNLSFKMEVGSVENFLDIVGEYRGIAMSKCVLFSQTLMGVHGQAMLAHDDDYVVELETIGRVTDVSQKIGKLESVSSQDAIEVLLRAPMLSDLSRWSHWDIKFAPHLGPLVGWLLNEVNRTDLLCLVTKDGNVIRIDSSASVDLFLQSALQSSPFQTAVQLLSLFSILGGQKHVPLSLLKCHARRAFEVVLDDKEVTNSWNLQMQEKAAGMSKLSDESFQNSTGKCNAVLVASRYFLECLSYIPSEFRAFAADVLLSGMQSVIKHVPSTILSECKLVEERIMLHEVGLYLGIVEWIDDYLVYCSSTDVEMCKPGEAPSFKADTSKSSTDSLSAIYNPQKSSPAEEDNNVSSLVSKGQSTINNEICHSSDNPEVCIDKSLAQNETVEYEDAYSIIESIRREEFGLDPSLSGTESSLLKKQHARLGRALHCLSQELYSQDSHFLLELVQNADDNTYLENVEPALIFILQKSGIIILNNERGFSAQDIRALCDVGNSTKKGSAGYIGKKGIGFKSVFRVTDAPEIHSNGFHIKFDISEGQIGFVLPTVIPPLDHNVLSKFTSAKIDHFNTSCWKTCIVLPFRSDLLEGTGSNNFISMFSDIHPALLLFLHRLRCITFRNMHDDSHIAMKGNLW, encoded by the exons ATGGACGGGTCACCGCCGATACGCCCTCGCCCTCCCAGCCGCGGCGGCGGAAGAGGCGGCGGTCGCGGTGGCGGACCCCCGCCTCCTGTGCAGCTGCACCACAATCCTTACTATCCTCCCGCTAGAGCGTGGCCTCCTCCGACCCTTCTCACGAGACCACCCGATCATCGTCGTCAACCTTACCAGCATGCGCAACATTCTGTTCCGAGCAACGCGGAGCGGCTGGAGAGGATCGACCGGGCCGTCGCGAAGGCTCGGCGCGATCTCCTCGCCACCGGAGAGAGCGTCTCGTCGTGGAAAGTCTCGCAGGCCGTGGTCTTGGCTCTGCAGGTCGAGTCGTGGGACTCCCTGGGGTTCAGCATGCAGCAGGTGCCCTCTCTTAGGAGCTTAATGGCTGTTGAAGGAAAG ATAAATGCATTCATCCATTGCTTTGTGGAAACCCGGAAAATCACCTCATTGTATGATATGCAAATAGCAATCTGCAAAAATGAGGGCATTGAACGATTTGAAGAACTTGAATTGGGCCCCTTTTTGCAATATCCCCTTGTTATGCATTACTTTTCCCTGAACAGTGATATGACTGAAGTGCTCGAGATAACTAGTGAGGAGATTGTGTGTCTTCTTGTTGAATTCTTTATTAAACGCAAGAGTGAGAAACGCAAGAGTAGAAAACCTGTTGAGATTGAGGATCTTCTCAGCTTTATAGCCAAAGAGAAATCAGTCTCGGGAACGGAAAAGCTTGGAGTACGAATTTGGAACCTGGG GCTTCATATATCCTTTATCTTAGATGCAAAGAGATCAGAAGAGACAAGCTTGAGGAAATCTGTGAAGAAGCTGCAACGACAAGCTAATGAGCAGCGGTTGGATGATATTTGTATGCCATGGGAGGAAGATTTTATTGGCAAGGACTTAAATTTGGTTTGTTCAAGTTCAGATGATGAAGATGGTGACAACTTCTTTAATGATGATAAGAAGCATGATGATGATTGTAACAGGGATGAAAAAGCAGGCCAAAACATGCTCAGCAAGGCATCTGAAAGTTCTGAGATTATTGAGACCAAAGATCTTACTTATGTAGAATGGCTTGAAAGAGACATGGAAGAGAGGGACAAAATTTTGACGAATAGAGCCAATTACAcaaaaaagggtaaaaagaaGAATGGTGCTACACTGGTTCTGGAGATTAGTGCTATGagaagtttcatgaagaaatggAAGGAAGCGTGTCAAGCATGTTCTCTCTCCAAG GTCACGGAGAAAATGCTAGACATGTATGTACTTAACCAGAAAAAGCGACGCAAGATGGGCAGGATGCTTCAAGCATATCCCTTGGTCGGGTTGTTGAATGTCGCT GTAACTTGTATCAAATGTGGAATGTTGGAAGATGTATATGATGCTATTGGTAAACAAATGGCAGATGGGATCACTCTGCCGACCCCCCTGCCTGAAAGCAAAGATACACATTCAACTTTAGAGAGTGCAACCGACAATGCTCTGCACAGTGCAGAGCCTGCAAAAAGTATCATCTCAAAGCATGGATCCCTGAGTCATTTACCCA GTGTCCCTGTTGAAGACATTACCAGAGAAATTGGTGCTTATTATCAGCTTGATCATGAGAAAACAAGCAACAACAAATCAGTTCTGGAGATGAGAGTTAATTTGTTGAGAAAGCTTGTTGACTGTGACTCTTGGCTGGCAAAGCAATTTTTTGTTAATGAATTTGAGTCACTTGGTCATGGAGAGTTTTTCAGTTTCCTGACAGAACACATATCTCTTATGCCTACTGAGCTGAAACAGTTCTTGAATGGTGATATGTATGAGAAGTCCCACTTTGAGGTTTGCATGCTGCAGCATCAGTTGATGGTAATAATATCACAAGCATTGAATAGCTTGTGGGACGGCGAAGTAGTGACCAAACAGATGATTTCGACATTTCTTCTGAAGCAATTCCCCAATCTCAGTTTCAAAATGGAAGTTGGTTCAGTGGAGAATTTTCTAGATATTGTTGGGGAGTACAGAGGCATCGCAATGTCAAAATGTGTCCTTTTCTCTCAGACATTGATGGGTGTCCATGGTCAGGCTATGCTGGcgcatgatgatgattatgtggTTGAACTTGAAACCATTGGTAGAGTAACCGATGTTTCACAGAAGATAGGAAAATTAGAATCAGTGTCATCTCAGGATGCAATCGAAGTCTTATTAAGAGCACCGATGCTGTCAGATTTAAGTCGTTGGTCACATTGGGACATTAAGTTTGCTCCACATCTTGGCCCTCTTGTAGGATGGTTGTTGAATGAAGTTAATAGAACAGACTTGTTGTGTTTAGTGACGAAAGATGGTAATGTGATCCGGATTGATAGTTCTGCCAGCGTGGATCTATTTCTGCAATCTGCCCTTCAATCATCGCCTTTCCAAACAGCGGTTCAGTTGCTCTCTTTGTTCTCAATACTCGGCGGACAAAAACATGTCCCTCTGTCTCTTTTAAAATGCCATGCACGTCGTGCATTTGAAGTCGTCTTGGACGATAAGGAAGTGACCAACAGTTGGAATCTTCAGATGCAAGAAAAAGCAGCTGGTATGTCAAAGCTGTCGGATGAATCATTCCAGAATTCCACTGGCAAGTGTAATGCAGTGCTTGTTGCATCAAGATATTTTCTTGAATGCCTCAGTTATATTCCTTCAGAGTTTCGTGCTTTTGCTGCTGATGTGTTACTATCCGGTATGCAATCTGTCATAAAACATGTACCTTCAACCATCTTGTCAGAATGTAAACTTGTGGAGGAACGAATCATGCTTCATGAAGTGGGACTATATCTTGGTATTGTGGAGTGGATTGATGACTACCTTGTCTATTGCTCCTCTACTGATGTTGAGATGTGTAAACCTGGTGAAGCTCCATCATTCAAAGCTGACACCTCCAAGTCAAGCACAGATTCACTGTCTGCAATATACAATCCACAAAAATCATCTCCTGCAGAAGAAGACAATAATGTGTCCTCTCTTGTTTCTAAGGGTCAGAGTAccataaataatgaaatttgtcACAGTTCTGATAATCCAGAAGTTTGCATTGATAAGAGTCTGGCACAAAATGAAACCGTTGAATATGAGGATGCTTACTCAATCATTGAATCTATAAGGCGAGAAGAATTTGGTCTTGATCCTAGTCTTTCTGGTACAGAAAGTAGCTTGTTGAAAAAGCAACATGCCCGTCTGGGGAGAGCACTTCATTGTCTTTCCCAGGAGTTATACTCTCAggattctcattttcttcttgagtTA GTTCAAAATGCTGATGATAATACCTATTTAGAAAATGTTGAGCCAGCTCTTATATTTATCCTTCAGAAGTCAGGAATCATTATTCTGAATAATGAACGGGGCTTTTCTGCTCAAGACATTAGAGCACTATGTGACGTTGGCAATTCTACGAAAAAAGGAAGTGCTGGATATATAGGGAAAAAAGGCATAGGTTTCAAATCAGTATTCCGT GTTACTGATGCACCTGAGATTCATTCGAATGGGTTCCATATAAAGTTTGACATAAGTGAGGGACAAATTGGTTTTGTTTTGCCAACTGTTATACCTCCTCTTGATCATAATGTGTTAAGCAAGTTCACATCTGCTAAGATTGATCATTTCAATACTAGCTGCTGGAAAACTTGCATTGTTCTTCCCTTCAGATCGGATTTGTTAGAAGGAACTGGAAGCAATAATTTCATATCCATGTTCTCAGATATTCATCCAGCCTTGCTACTATTTCTTCATCGTCTTCGTTGTATTACATTCAGAAATATGCACGACGATTCCCATATTGCCATGAAAGGAAACTTGTGGTAA